The following is a genomic window from Armatimonadota bacterium.
CATGGTGCCGCTGTGGGCGACGGTGCACTGCCCGCCGCAGTCGGTGAGGGCGACGACGGCGATCAGGCTGTCCGGCGGCTCATCGAGGACGATCTCGCGGCGATGGCGGTACTGCTCGGCGAGGTGCGCCAGCAGTGCCCGCGCGGCGGCGCGGTCGCGAGCCACGGCCTCAACCAATTCGAGGCGTTCGTCGCCGCGGCGACTGCGTGCATAGGCGGCGACGGCGCGGCTGGAATCGGTGATGACGGTGAACCGCTCAACATCCTCCTTGCCGAATCCCCATGGGCCGTCGAACGGCGGCTTCGCGGTGAACTCCATCTGGCGGCGCCAGTAGTCCTCGCTGCGGACGGCGCTGAACAGGCGCCCGGCAGTGTACGCTTCGAACAGACCCATCACAGCGGGCAAGTCTCGGTCCGGCTCAAAGCGGCGCCTCGCGTAGCCGTCGAGCGCCTCCGGCGGCGGGCGGTCGGTCCTGAGCTGCACGCGATAGCCCGGGACCGCGACCTCCCATCCGAGCCGCCCGTAGAACGAGAAGCGCCCGGTGCCGAGGGACGACAGGCAGCAGCCGGCCTCCTCCATGAAGCGGATTGCTTCCTCGAGGCAGGCGCTGCCGTAGCCGCGGTTCTGATAGCCGGCATGGGTGGCAACATCACCGATGCCGCCGAGCAGGCCGACCTGACTGCCGAGGCGGATGTGGCGCATCGTGACCCGACAGTGGCTCACGAATTGCCCGTCGCGCTCGACGACGAAGGTCTGCCCCGGCGCATAGCCGGGGTCAATGCGCAGTACGTCGGTCCACTGCTGGACGCCGACGAAGTAATTGGAGAAGACGCGCGCGGCGAGGTCCACCGCGCGCGCCAGGTCCTGCTTGCTCTTGACGCGCTTCGCTTTGACTGCCATAGCCTTCGCTTGTTCTAGCGCGAGGGCGCGCGTGGCGCGCGCCCCGCCGTGAATTGCTACTTCGCTGCGGCGGCCGCGTGAATCTTCTCGATCGCGTTTGCGATGTCGTCCACGTCGCCGTGGTCTTCGCCGATGAGCCAGGCCTGGTAGAGCCACACCGCCTCATCGGCGCAGGCCTTCTCGCACACCGGGCAGCTCACCTTGTCGTAGTCCACCTCGCGGCTGGCGAGCTTGAAGGCGGCGCTGTAGACGTCACAGTTGCGGAAGGCGAGTTCCTTGTAGAGCGGCACATAGCCTGAGGAGCAGGTGATGCCCTCGGCGTTCAACGCCTTGATGAAATCCTCGCGCGGCAGGCCGTTGAACGCGGACGCATCGTAGCGGAACATGTAGAGGTGGTATGCATGCCGCGTCACGCGCTCGTCAACGCGCATGGGGCTGATGCCGTCGATCTGGTTGAGGCGCTCGGTGAGGTGCGCCGCGTTCGCTGTGCGCCGTTCCGTCTGCGCCGGGACGCGCTGCAACTGGCTGCGCAGCAGCGCGCCCTGGAATTGGGTCATCCGGTAGTTCCACCCCAGCACCGGATGCTCGTACCACTGGCCGGAGCGGGCGCGGCCGACGTTTTGCAGCGACCAGCAGCGGTGGAAGATCTCCTCGTTGTCCGTGACACAGGCGCCGCCCTCGCCGGAGTTGAGGTTCTTCGAGGACTGGAAGCTGAAGGTGCCGAGATCGCCGATGGCGCCGACGCGCCGCCCGCGCCATTCCGCGGCGTGAGCCTGGGCGCAGTCCTCGATGACCTTGAGGTTGTGCTTCTTGGCGATGGCCATGATGCCGTCCATGTCGGCGGGGCAGCCAGCGATGTGGACGGCGATGACGGCGCGGGTGCGATCGGTGATCGCCGCCTCGATCTTGGTCGGGTCGAGGTTGTACGTGTCCGGCTCGATATCAACGAACACGGGGACGGTGTTGACCATGAGGCAGGCGCTGGCGGTGGCGATGAAGGTGTACGGAGGGACGATGATTTCATCCCCGGCCTCGACGCCGACGGCGCGCAGCGCGACTTCAATCGCCGCGGTGCCGTTGACGAGGCACGAGCAGTACTTGGCCTGCTGGAACTCGGCGAACTCCTTCTCGAACTCCTCGACGGCGCCGCCGCCGATGCCCCACTTGCCGCTGCGCAGGGCGTCTGCAACGGCCTGGGCGTCACCGTCATCCCACACCGGCCAGGTGGGGAAGGGCTTGGTGCGGACGGGCGTGCCGCCGTTGATTGCCAGTTCGGGACTCTTGAGGGTGGTCATGCTGCTCTCTCCGTTCTCAGCCGTGACTCAAGTAGGACGCTTCCGGGGTTCGGGCATGGAAGCGGGCCTAGCTCGTGGGCAGGCATGTCGCCTGCCCGTGCTCCGGGCTCTCGATCTATCCGGTCAATCCTGGGGATTCGGCGCGGCCGCACGGATTACCTCCCGCGGCATATGCCAAGGCGGAGTGTGAGCCCCTGAGCGAGACCCCGCCGCCAGCGCGCCGGAGCAGGCTCACTGCTTGCCGCGGAAGTGGGCGGCGACTTTGTCCAGCCCGTCCGCGATGTCGTTGACTTCACGATCGCCGTAGTTCTCGTTCCAGGGGATGATGATGATGCGACGCAGTATCTCCAGCGTGTCGGGGCAGTCATCTTTGCGGTACTCGATGCTGCGGCCCGCGAACTTGCACTCCCACGGGCAGTGAGAGGAGCCGTAGGCCTTCTTGTCGTGGAGCATCTGCGTCATGTAGATCGGGCGTCCGATGTAGCCGACCCCGGCGGGGATGCCCTCGGCGCTGAGCGCCTGGACAAAGTCCCGGGGCGACGTGCCGAGCACGTCCTCATCAACCGTGATCGGATACTGCCAGTAGGAGTGCTTGCAGTTGTCGCGCACGGCCGGCGGGTTGACGCCTTCGATCTCGTTGATACGCGCAGTGAGCTTCTCCGCAGCAGCCCGCCGGTTGGCGACGACGGACTCGACCTTGCCTAGTTGCGCGCAGGCGACGGCGCCGGTGAGTTCGTTCATGCGATAGTTGGCGCCGAGGAACATATAGTCGCGCGCCTCGCCCTGGCGGGGCCAGCCCTTGTCGGCGAACAGGCGCGCGCGCATGGCGATGTCGTCGTCATCGGTGATGATGATGCCGCCGTCGCCGGCGGTCATGTGCTTGGACTGCTGGAGGCTGAAGCACCCGATGTCGCCCATGGTGCCGGCGAGCGTGCCGTGATACTCCGTGAGATAGGCCTGGGCGCAGTCCTCGATGACGGGGATGCCGCGGTCGCGGGCGAGCGCGAGGATCGAGTCCATATCAGCGGGTTGGCCGAAGAGGTGCACGACGATGATCGCCGCGGTGCGGTCGGTGATGCGGCCGGCGATGCTCTGGGGCTGCATGCAGTACATATCCGGCTCGAGATCCGCGAACACGGGGATGGCGTTCTGGAACAGGATGGGGATGATGGTGCCCATGTCGGTGATGGGCGACGTGATGATTTCGTCGCCGGGATTGGGCTGGAGCGCGCCAACCGCGACGTGCAGGGCAGCGGTGCCGGAAGTCGCAGCAACCGCGTGTTTGGCTCCGTAGCGCCCGGCGAACTCCTCCTCGAAGCGGACGACGAACTGGCCGCCGTAGCGAAACAGCTTGCCTGAGCGGATGACCTCGGTGAGGTTGCTGATCTCCTCGTCCCCCATGAGGCGGCCGGAGATATCGCCGACGGTCGGGAACGGGTCGGTGCGCACCGGCGCGCCGCCTTCGATGGCGAGCTTGCTCGGACTCAAGATGGGCCTCCCGGGCGTTGTCGGTATCCTCGGAGCCACATTATTCCATCGCGGCGACGCGGGTCCTTCCGCGCCGCCGGACGAAAGCCAGAGGGAGGGCGCTCGGGCCCTCCCTCGTCAGGTTGCGTCTCGCAACAACACCGCAGTCGCGGCGTGCGATCAACGCCGTCGCACACCGGGCTATCGGGGCAAGCGGTCAGCTTGCCCGCCCGCGGCGCCTACTTGATCGGTTTCGCGAAATTGCAGCCGCGCTGGATGAACGTCGCCATCTGCCCGCGGGTGCAGATCACCGTCGGCCGGAAGGTGCCGTCGCCATACCCGCCGGTCGGCGCCTCGCCGGACGCCCAGGACGCCACGTCCGCCAGCCGCTCGATCCACCCGTAGAAGATGTGCGTGCCGTCCACGTCCAGGCCGCCGCCGCCGCCGCCGTCCCATACCCCGTTGGTGCCGCGCGGGACATCGGTGAAGCTCGCAGAACCGGGGTCGTACCACACCTTCCCCGCCGCCTTGCACAGGAACGTCGCCATCTGCCCGCGGGTGCAGGTGTTGGCCGGGCGGTAGGTGCCGTCGCCGTATCCGCCGCCCGGCGCGGTGCCGCCCCAGGACGCCGGGTCGGCCAGTCGCTCGATGTAACCGTAGAAGATGTGGGTGCCATCCACATCCAGGCCGCCCCCTCCGCCGCCGTCCCATACCCCGTTCGTGCCGCGCGGGACATCGGTGAAGCTGGCCGACCCGGGGTCATACCACCACTTGCCGAACGCGTTGCACAGGAACACCGCCATCTGCCCGCGCGTGGTGTTGTTGGCCGGCGAGTACAGCGGCGGGGCCGCGGAAGTGCCGCTGGTCACGCCCTGGGCGTAGATCGCCTCGACCCCCTGCCACATCGCGTGGCTCCGCGGCACGTCGTCGAACGAGCACATCGCCAGCTTGTACATGTAGATCTCGGCATCGCCGGTGCGGTCGTCATGCCACACGATGCGGTCGCCCCAGGTCGCCGGAACGCCCTGCGTCCCTGCGCCGGTGCAGATGGCGGTCTCGGTCGCGGTCGCCAGGTCGTACATGTAGATGTCCCAGCTGGCGTTGCGGCTGTCCTCCCACACGATGCGGTCGCCCCAGATCACGGGATCCCACTGATCCGCCGCATCGGTGCAGATCGCGGTCTCGGTCGAGGTCGCGAGGTCGTACATCCAGATGTCGTAGTTGCCGTTGCGGTAGTCATGGCAGACGATGCGGTCGCAGAAGATGTCGGGTCGCCGCTGGTTCGCTGGGTCGGTGGAGATCGCGGTCTCGGTGGCGGTCGCCAGGTCGTACATGTAGATGTCGGAGTCGCCGTTGCGGCTGTCCTCCCACACGATGCGGTCGCCCCAGATCGCGGGATACTGCTGCCACGCCGAATCGGTGCAGATCGCCGTCTCGGTGNNNNNNNNNNNNNNNNNNNNNNNNNNNNNNNNNNNNNNNNNNNNNNNNNNNNNNNNNNNNNNNNNNNNNNNNNNNNNNNNNNNNNNNNNNNNNNNNNNNNGTACCAGTTGGTGCGGCGGCGGCTGCCTCACGTCAGCCTCGGCACGGTTTACCGCAACCTCCAGGTCCTGTCCGCCTCCGGGGCGATACGGAAGTTGCGCCTGGGCTGCGCGCAAAGCCGCTTCGACGGCGACGTGACCTCGCATTATCACGTTCGCTGCGTGAAGTGCGGCCGCGTGGACGACGTACCGATCAAACCATTACGGGCGATTGACAGCGCCCTGCACAAGATCACCGGCTACCACGCGCTCGGCTACCGGCTGGAGTTCACCGGATCGTGCGGGCGATGCTCGAAGACCGAGCCGCGGCGCCGGAAAGGGCGCGTGGACGACGCTGGCTGATCGCCCGAGGAGCAACGCAATCCATGGAGCACGCTGACTACGAGGCGCGGTCGCGGCGCCGCTTGATCGTCCAATCGCTGATCTGGGTCGTCGTCGTCATCACCATCTTCGGCGGCCTGCGCTATCCCCTGCTGGGATTCGTCGTCGCCGGGGTGATGCTGATGGGGTTCGTCGGCGCGCTCGTCAAGGGCAGGTACGTCTGCGGCTGGCTGTGCCCGCGCGGCGCGCTGTTCGACCGCGTCATCAAGCATGTCAGCCGCAGGAGCGCCATCCCGCGGTGGCTGCGCAGCCCTTGGTTCAGGTGGCCGGTGTTCGGCGCCCTCATGGGCTTCATGGTGTACCGCATCAGCCTCAATCCCGCTGACGCGTACCACTGGGGCCGGGTGTTCGTTAGCATCTGCATCATCACCACCGGTATCGGCATCGTGCTGGCGCTCGCGTTCCACCCGCGCACGTGGTGCGCGTTCTGCCCCATGGGCACATTGCAGAGCGCCGTCGGCGGCGGCAAGGCCCCGCTCTACGTGGAGGAAGGCTGCAAGGGCTGTCGAACCTGCGAGCGGGCCTGTCCCATGAACCTCAGGATTGTCGGCAACACCAAGGACGGCCGGCTTGATAGCGCGGATTGCCTGAAGTGTCCTGAATGTCAGTTGGCGTGCCCAGCGAAAGTGCTGCATTTCTAGTAGGGTTATGAATTCCTGCCGTTGTGGCGGATGAATCCCCGATCCCCCGGTCCCCTCCAGGGAGAGGCCTGGTGAGGGGGGCTCGCCAATGGAGCGGCAGTCCGAAGGTAGAATACGAGAACCGAAAGGAGCGACGAAGTGGAGCTGAAGGGATCGAAGACGGAACGAAACCTGCTGCAGGCGTTTGCCGGGGAATCGCAGGCGCGGAATCGCTACACGTATTTCGCGAGCGAGGCGCGGAAGGAAGGCTACGTCCAGATCGCGGACATCTTCGAGGAAACCGCCAACCAGGAGAAGGAGCACGCCAAGCGCTTCTTCAATCTGCTCCAGGGCGGCGAGGTCGAGATCCAGGCCGCGTTCCCGGCCGGCGTCATCGGCAACACGGCCGAGAACCTGGCGGCGTCCGCCGCCGGCGAGGAGCACGAGTGGGGGCAATTGTACCCCGGCTTCGCGGCGGTCGCGCGGGAGGAAGGCTTCAAGGACGTCGCGGCGATCTTCGATGCCATCTCCGTCGCCGAGAAGCAGCACGGCAAGCGCTACCGCGACCTGCTGGCCAACGTTGAAGCCGGCACCGTGTTTAAGAAAGACAAGCCCGTTGTGTGGCGCTGCCGCAACTGCGGCTATCTCCACGAAGCCGCGGACGCGCCCAAGGTCTGCCCCGCGTGCGCGCATCCCCAGGCTCACTTCGAGTTGCTCGCCGAGAACTGGTAAGCGCTCCGCGCCGCCGGCTGAGTCCCACGCCCGCGTGGGGCGTCGGCCGGCGGCGTCATGCCGCGAGCGTGCGATGCCGCGCGCTTTGGCCCGGCAACCGGACACGGAACCGGCAGGCGCGCGCGCGGAGAGACTGAAACACAGGACATCTGCGCCGAGCGGGAGGGCACCAGCGATGGCGACAACCGTACGCTATCACCGCGGCCTGCATTTCTGCGCCGACCTCGAATCGGGACGCGTCTTCTGCGACGCCTTCGCCAAGCGGGGCAAGGAGTACCCCAGCGCGCCTGAGCTGCTCATGGTCTCACTCGGCAGTTGCATCGGCGCGGTGATCCTGACCTACGCCGACCGTCACGCCATCAACTTCGAGGGCATGGAGATAGACCTCGATTGGGACATCGTTGAGCACCCGCACCGGATCGGCCGCATTGACATCAACGTCCGCATGCCGGGGCCGCTGACCGACGAGCAGACCGAGGTGCTCAAGCGCGTCGCCGAAACGTGCCTGATCCACAACACGCTGCTGCACGCGCCCGAGATCAACCTCGACCTGACGGCAGGCAAATAGGCGCGCTCGGCGGCTTCCCGCTTCCCATCATCTGCGTTAGGAACGCTCGGAGGAGCAAGATATGACAGAACCGCTGCACGCCACACCCCTCACCGACCGCGTCTTCTGGGTCGGCGCGATCGACTGGGGCGTTCGCGATTTCCACGGCTATCTCACCAGCCGCGGCAGCACCTACAACGCCTACCTCATCCTCGCTGACAAGGTGACCCTGATCGACACNNNNNNNNNNNNNNNNNNNNNNNNNNNNNNNNNNNNNNNNNNNNNNNNNNNNNNNNNNNNNNNNNNNNNNNNNNNNNNNNNNN
Proteins encoded in this region:
- a CDS encoding transcriptional repressor — protein: YQLVRRRLPHVSLGTVYRNLQVLSASGAIRKLRLGCAQSRFDGDVTSHYHVRCVKCGRVDDVPIKPLRAIDSALHKITGYHALGYRLEFTGSCGRCSKTEPRRRKGRVDDAG
- a CDS encoding GNAT family N-acetyltransferase: MAVKAKRVKSKQDLARAVDLAARVFSNYFVGVQQWTDVLRIDPGYAPGQTFVVERDGQFVSHCRVTMRHIRLGSQVGLLGGIGDVATHAGYQNRGYGSACLEEAIRFMEEAGCCLSSLGTGRFSFYGRLGWEVAVPGYRVQLRTDRPPPEALDGYARRRFEPDRDLPAVMGLFEAYTAGRLFSAVRSEDYWRRQMEFTAKPPFDGPWGFGKEDVERFTVITDSSRAVAAYARSRRGDERLELVEAVARDRAAARALLAHLAEQYRHRREIVLDEPPDSLIAVVALTDCGGQCTVAHSGTMVRIIDLRRLFDLLAPEFGVRIRASELAETAGALRLETEIGSVTLEWNRGEVAVSKARKGWRLEIPHRRLTQIVTGYRSPASVLEESGRLGALEPDQARALDVLFPRRYSHMHALDRF
- a CDS encoding S-layer homology domain-containing protein, which gives rise to TETAICTDSAWQQYPAIWGDRIVWEDSRNGDSDIYMYDLATATETAISTDPANQRRPDIFCDRIVCHDYRNGNYDIWMYDLATSTETAICTDAADQWDPVIWGDRIVWEDSRNASWDIYMYDLATATETAICTGAGTQGVPATWGDRIVWHDDRTGDAEIYMYKLAMCSFDDVPRSHAMWQGVEAIYAQGVTSGTSAAPPLYSPANNTTRGQMAVFLCNAFGKWWYDPGSASFTDVPRGTNGVWDGGGGGGLDVDGTHIFYGYIERLADPASWGGTAPGGGYGDGTYRPANTCTRGQMATFLCKAAGKVWYDPGSASFTDVPRGTNGVWDGGGGGGLDVDGTHIFYGWIERLADVASWASGEAPTGGYGDGTFRPTVICTRGQMATFIQRGCNFAKPIK
- a CDS encoding rubrerythrin family protein is translated as MELKGSKTERNLLQAFAGESQARNRYTYFASEARKEGYVQIADIFEETANQEKEHAKRFFNLLQGGEVEIQAAFPAGVIGNTAENLAASAAGEEHEWGQLYPGFAAVAREEGFKDVAAIFDAISVAEKQHGKRYRDLLANVEAGTVFKKDKPVVWRCRNCGYLHEAADAPKVCPACAHPQAHFELLAENW
- a CDS encoding 4Fe-4S binding protein — its product is MEHADYEARSRRRLIVQSLIWVVVVITIFGGLRYPLLGFVVAGVMLMGFVGALVKGRYVCGWLCPRGALFDRVIKHVSRRSAIPRWLRSPWFRWPVFGALMGFMVYRISLNPADAYHWGRVFVSICIITTGIGIVLALAFHPRTWCAFCPMGTLQSAVGGGKAPLYVEEGCKGCRTCERACPMNLRIVGNTKDGRLDSADCLKCPECQLACPAKVLHF
- a CDS encoding OsmC family protein, whose amino-acid sequence is MATTVRYHRGLHFCADLESGRVFCDAFAKRGKEYPSAPELLMVSLGSCIGAVILTYADRHAINFEGMEIDLDWDIVEHPHRIGRIDINVRMPGPLTDEQTEVLKRVAETCLIHNTLLHAPEINLDLTAGK
- a CDS encoding DegT/DnrJ/EryC1/StrS family aminotransferase — encoded protein: MTTLKSPELAINGGTPVRTKPFPTWPVWDDGDAQAVADALRSGKWGIGGGAVEEFEKEFAEFQQAKYCSCLVNGTAAIEVALRAVGVEAGDEIIVPPYTFIATASACLMVNTVPVFVDIEPDTYNLDPTKIEAAITDRTRAVIAVHIAGCPADMDGIMAIAKKHNLKVIEDCAQAHAAEWRGRRVGAIGDLGTFSFQSSKNLNSGEGGACVTDNEEIFHRCWSLQNVGRARSGQWYEHPVLGWNYRMTQFQGALLRSQLQRVPAQTERRTANAAHLTERLNQIDGISPMRVDERVTRHAYHLYMFRYDASAFNGLPREDFIKALNAEGITCSSGYVPLYKELAFRNCDVYSAAFKLASREVDYDKVSCPVCEKACADEAVWLYQAWLIGEDHGDVDDIANAIEKIHAAAAAK
- a CDS encoding DegT/DnrJ/EryC1/StrS family aminotransferase, translated to MGDEEISNLTEVIRSGKLFRYGGQFVVRFEEEFAGRYGAKHAVAATSGTAALHVAVGALQPNPGDEIITSPITDMGTIIPILFQNAIPVFADLEPDMYCMQPQSIAGRITDRTAAIIVVHLFGQPADMDSILALARDRGIPVIEDCAQAYLTEYHGTLAGTMGDIGCFSLQQSKHMTAGDGGIIITDDDDIAMRARLFADKGWPRQGEARDYMFLGANYRMNELTGAVACAQLGKVESVVANRRAAAEKLTARINEIEGVNPPAVRDNCKHSYWQYPITVDEDVLGTSPRDFVQALSAEGIPAGVGYIGRPIYMTQMLHDKKAYGSSHCPWECKFAGRSIEYRKDDCPDTLEILRRIIIIPWNENYGDREVNDIADGLDKVAAHFRGKQ